From Methanomicrobiales archaeon HGW-Methanomicrobiales-1, a single genomic window includes:
- a CDS encoding formylmethanofuran dehydrogenase subunit C, with amino-acid sequence MATVTLKPTKIPELMFEGYSITPDAFAGKTAAQITALPGHEGKIHVTIGDYFTVSGDAGATAADTDIMIAGDCSRVKYLGSKMTAGTVTVNGNADMYVGGWMKGGKIHIKGNMDSFCGIQMEGGELLCDGNAGNHVGCAYRGDWRGMKGGTIRIKGNAGNDIGTFMLGGTIIIEKNAFIHVSTHAEGGTVIIKGDVEGRVGGQMVKGDMYVLGQIKFMMPGYKKIDTVEKEVDGVKATFDHYIGDLGERHGKSKGQIVYANLYLKAVA; translated from the coding sequence ATGGCAACCGTTACCTTAAAACCCACCAAGATCCCCGAGCTCATGTTCGAGGGCTATAGCATCACCCCTGACGCATTTGCAGGAAAGACTGCTGCACAGATTACAGCACTTCCCGGCCACGAAGGGAAGATCCACGTCACCATCGGGGACTACTTTACCGTCAGCGGTGACGCAGGCGCAACCGCAGCAGACACCGACATCATGATTGCCGGTGACTGCTCACGGGTAAAATACCTGGGCTCCAAGATGACTGCAGGAACCGTGACCGTCAACGGCAATGCCGACATGTATGTCGGCGGCTGGATGAAGGGCGGCAAGATCCACATCAAGGGGAACATGGATTCCTTCTGCGGGATTCAGATGGAAGGAGGCGAGCTCCTCTGCGATGGCAATGCCGGAAACCATGTCGGCTGCGCCTACCGCGGTGACTGGAGAGGCATGAAGGGCGGCACGATCCGGATCAAGGGTAATGCCGGCAACGATATCGGGACCTTCATGCTCGGCGGCACCATCATCATCGAGAAGAACGCGTTCATCCATGTCTCCACCCATGCCGAGGGAGGCACCGTCATCATCAAGGGCGATGTTGAAGGCCGTGTCGGTGGCCAGATGGTCAAGGGCGACATGTATGTGCTCGGGCAGATCAAGTTCATGATGCCCGGTTACAAGAAGATCGATACCGTTGAGAAAGAAGTTGACGGTGTCAAGGCGACTTTCGATCACTACATCGGCGACCTCGGGGAGCGCCACGGCAAGAGCAAGGGCCAGAT